A stretch of the Polluticoccus soli genome encodes the following:
- a CDS encoding glycosyltransferase → MQKICVIIPCYNEESRLDVKSLSAFMDAHPQYSFLGVNDGSKDSTLQLLQRVAQQYPRQFFVFDMPQNGGKAEAVRQGLLYANKMSGFDYYGYWDADFSTPLEEIDWFVYFSGGQLQHQIIMGTRVARLGAGVERKMLRHYLGRIFATVIANMLRVRIYDSQCGAKLIHSSLVTSLFDKPFVSKWFFDVEVLFRFLKKSAGENSRGKILEVPLRTWKEIAGSKLKLSDFIKAPVELWRINRHYR, encoded by the coding sequence ATGCAGAAGATCTGCGTAATTATTCCCTGTTACAACGAGGAAAGCAGGCTTGATGTTAAAAGCCTGTCTGCATTTATGGACGCTCATCCACAGTATTCATTTCTGGGCGTTAATGATGGCAGCAAGGACAGTACCCTTCAATTACTTCAAAGAGTTGCACAACAATACCCGCGGCAATTCTTTGTGTTTGATATGCCACAAAACGGTGGCAAGGCCGAAGCCGTGCGCCAGGGACTATTATATGCCAACAAAATGTCAGGTTTTGACTATTACGGCTATTGGGATGCAGATTTTTCGACACCGCTCGAAGAGATAGACTGGTTTGTTTATTTTTCGGGGGGGCAACTCCAGCATCAGATCATCATGGGAACAAGAGTGGCACGCCTTGGAGCCGGAGTTGAGCGTAAGATGCTACGACACTACCTGGGAAGAATTTTTGCAACGGTGATAGCAAATATGCTTAGGGTACGCATCTATGACAGTCAATGCGGTGCAAAACTAATTCATAGTAGTTTGGTGACATCTTTGTTTGATAAACCATTTGTCAGCAAGTGGTTTTTTGATGTCGAAGTCCTTTTTCGCTTTTTGAAAAAAAGTGCGGGTGAAAATAGCCGTGGGAAGATATTAGAGGTGCCTTTGCGAACCTGGAAGGAAATAGCTGGTTCAAAATTGAAACTGTCCGATTTTATTAAAGCTCCTGTTGAGCTATGGCGGATCAATCGGCATTATAGATAA
- a CDS encoding class I SAM-dependent methyltransferase, whose translation MDLKEAKFRTQSIVARHPWELARLEVVIDLAEKRLDEMNASGGVLLDMGCGDTWFVEQLSSRYSNIRCFAVDINFTDDTLEFLRDKNKHTKIQVFRTLDDAQVALGSDSVDMVLLLDVIEHIADDIAFLKWMQTFQSIDNTTQFVITVPAFQSLFSRHDVFLEHYRRYDNAMLERHINQAGLKSEKKGYFFLSLLLARAAAVFMEKATKNDKPTTGLVEWNKGHGVTAAIRNVMLFDHYFTKLFSKLGIKLPGLSNYIICRRSA comes from the coding sequence ATGGATCTTAAAGAAGCCAAGTTCAGAACACAAAGTATTGTTGCCAGGCATCCTTGGGAATTAGCGCGGCTGGAAGTTGTTATAGACCTCGCAGAGAAACGTTTGGATGAAATGAACGCTTCAGGCGGTGTTTTACTGGATATGGGTTGCGGAGATACATGGTTCGTAGAGCAGCTTAGCTCCCGTTATTCCAATATCCGTTGTTTTGCCGTTGACATTAATTTTACCGACGATACGCTTGAGTTTTTGCGCGATAAGAACAAGCATACCAAAATACAAGTCTTCCGTACTCTGGATGACGCGCAGGTAGCCCTGGGCAGTGATAGCGTAGATATGGTCTTGTTGCTCGATGTTATCGAACATATTGCTGATGATATAGCCTTCCTGAAATGGATGCAGACATTTCAGTCAATTGACAACACGACCCAATTTGTCATCACAGTACCAGCCTTCCAGTCGCTGTTTTCAAGGCATGACGTATTCCTTGAGCACTATCGCAGGTATGACAATGCTATGCTGGAGCGCCATATTAACCAGGCTGGCCTCAAATCTGAGAAAAAAGGTTACTTCTTTCTTTCGTTACTGTTGGCACGCGCAGCTGCGGTGTTTATGGAAAAAGCGACTAAGAACGACAAACCAACAACCGGTCTGGTCGAATGGAACAAAGGCCATGGGGTAACAGCAGCCATCAGGAACGTAATGTTGTTCGATCATTATTTCACAAAACTGTTTTCCAAACTTGGCATTAAGCTTCCCGGCTTGTCAAACTATATTATATGCAGAAGATCTGCGTAA
- a CDS encoding DegT/DnrJ/EryC1/StrS family aminotransferase, producing MQHLQMVDLKRQYQKIKPEVDAAIQRVIDSTAFIGGKDVKDFGEELAAYLGVKHVIPCANGTDALQIALMALGLQPGDEVITPSFTYIATVEVMALLRLQPVFVDVDPDTFTINIDSVRNAITSKTKAIVPVHLYGQCANMEPLLELAKEHNIPVIEDNAQAIGGTYTFSDGNTVRTGSMGIIGCTSFFPSKNLGCYGDGGAMFTNDDALAEKLKMIANHGQKVRYYHEMVGCNSRLDTIQAAVLRIKLKHLDEYCDARRNVATYYDNAFKSNPHIITPFQAQYNKHVFHQYTLQLKNVNRDELQTKLSEKNIPSMIYYPVPSHKQNMLKEFVPANINLPATDMLQDCVISLPVHTELTEEELKYITTNFLAIIDQLTK from the coding sequence ATGCAGCATCTGCAAATGGTTGACCTGAAACGTCAGTACCAGAAAATAAAGCCCGAAGTCGACGCGGCTATTCAGCGCGTAATTGATAGTACCGCATTCATAGGTGGCAAAGACGTGAAGGATTTTGGAGAGGAATTAGCCGCCTATCTTGGAGTAAAACACGTAATACCCTGCGCAAATGGCACCGACGCTTTACAAATAGCCCTGATGGCGTTGGGCCTTCAGCCTGGCGACGAAGTGATCACACCGTCTTTTACCTATATTGCTACGGTAGAAGTAATGGCGTTGCTGCGCTTACAACCTGTATTTGTAGATGTTGATCCTGATACTTTTACTATAAATATCGATAGCGTTAGGAACGCCATCACGTCAAAAACTAAGGCAATTGTCCCGGTTCATTTATATGGGCAATGTGCCAATATGGAACCGCTGCTGGAACTAGCAAAAGAACACAATATACCGGTAATAGAAGATAACGCCCAGGCTATTGGAGGCACTTACACATTCTCGGATGGTAATACCGTAAGAACGGGCTCGATGGGCATCATTGGCTGCACGTCGTTCTTTCCATCAAAAAACCTGGGTTGCTATGGTGATGGTGGTGCGATGTTCACCAATGATGATGCGTTGGCTGAAAAACTAAAAATGATAGCCAACCACGGTCAGAAAGTAAGATACTATCATGAGATGGTAGGTTGCAACAGCAGGTTGGATACGATACAAGCCGCTGTTTTGCGCATCAAACTGAAACATCTTGATGAATATTGCGATGCCCGCAGGAATGTTGCCACTTATTACGACAACGCTTTCAAAAGCAATCCGCACATTATTACACCTTTCCAGGCGCAATACAACAAGCACGTGTTTCACCAATACACTTTGCAACTTAAGAATGTAAACAGGGACGAACTGCAGACAAAACTGTCTGAAAAGAACATTCCTTCGATGATCTACTACCCTGTGCCCAGCCACAAGCAGAATATGCTGAAGGAGTTTGTACCAGCTAATATCAACCTGCCAGCGACGGATATGTTACAGGATTGCGTTATCTCATTGCCTGTACACACCGAGCTTACAGAAGAAGAACTGAAGTATATCACGACCAATTTTCTTGCAATTATTGATCAACTTACCAAATAA
- the rfbC gene encoding dTDP-4-dehydrorhamnose 3,5-epimerase, giving the protein MKVTRTPIEGLLIIEPTVHRDDRGYFVESYNDRVFKASTGFTENFVQDNQAGSSKNVLRGLHYQNPPVPQAKLIRVLQGTIWDVAVDIRKDSPTYGQWYGVELSGDNNLQFLIPHGFAHGYSVLSERANVFYKCDHFYNKETEGGVFYADPALNIDWKIDLSTAIVSEKDKAQPLLKDAKNGY; this is encoded by the coding sequence ATGAAAGTTACAAGAACACCTATTGAAGGTTTGCTGATCATAGAGCCAACCGTTCACAGAGATGACCGCGGATATTTTGTAGAAAGCTATAACGACCGTGTTTTCAAAGCGTCGACAGGCTTCACAGAAAACTTTGTGCAGGATAACCAGGCGGGATCATCAAAAAATGTATTGCGTGGACTCCACTATCAAAATCCCCCTGTTCCGCAAGCTAAACTGATACGCGTGTTGCAGGGAACTATCTGGGATGTAGCTGTAGACATAAGAAAAGACAGCCCAACTTATGGCCAGTGGTATGGCGTGGAGTTATCTGGCGATAACAACCTGCAGTTTCTTATTCCGCACGGGTTTGCGCATGGCTACTCTGTGCTCTCTGAACGGGCTAACGTATTTTACAAGTGCGACCATTTTTACAACAAGGAAACTGAAGGCGGTGTATTCTACGCAGATCCTGCATTGAATATAGATTGGAAAATAGACCTATCAACGGCTATTGTTTCCGAAAAAGACAAGGCACAGCCTTTGCTGAAAGATGCCAAAAACGGGTACTAA
- a CDS encoding YajQ family cyclic di-GMP-binding protein, with product MPSFDIASKVDPQTLDNAVNVAKKEIDNRYDFKGTHVVIDLNKKDMVINLEVESDMQLKQVEDVLLTKAMRQGLEANAFDMSKEATPSGKYVKKTVPVKNGIDKDMAKKIVKLIKDSGLKVQPAIMDDIIRVTGKKIDDLQDVIQLCRSSNLDLPLQFVNMKS from the coding sequence ATGCCATCATTCGACATTGCCAGCAAAGTAGATCCGCAAACGTTAGATAACGCGGTAAACGTTGCCAAAAAGGAAATTGATAACCGTTACGATTTTAAAGGTACGCACGTCGTGATCGACCTAAACAAAAAAGATATGGTCATCAACCTGGAGGTTGAAAGTGATATGCAGCTAAAACAGGTAGAGGACGTTTTACTCACGAAAGCCATGCGCCAGGGCCTTGAAGCCAATGCTTTCGATATGTCGAAAGAAGCAACTCCTTCTGGCAAATATGTGAAGAAAACTGTGCCTGTCAAGAATGGAATTGACAAGGATATGGCTAAAAAAATAGTGAAGCTGATAAAAGACAGCGGGCTCAAAGTGCAGCCTGCCATTATGGATGATATCATCAGGGTAACTGGTAAAAAGATCGACGACCTTCAGGACGTGATACAACTCTGCCGCAGTTCTAACCTCGACCTGCCTCTTCAATTTGTAAACATGAAGTCATAA
- a CDS encoding ABC-F family ATP-binding cassette domain-containing protein, with amino-acid sequence MLVSLQNISFFFGARPILEDASWQIERGERIGLVGSNGAGKSTLLRLITGAYRVDNGVINKPKDVTIGFFNQDLLSFSTNDSILMVGMQAFEKAHEVEKEMARLIKELEYKPDDAKLLDDYSHALHDFEVAGGYEMEHRTAEVLEGLGFSTADLQRPYNQFSGGWRMRVLLAKMMLQAPDLLLLDEPTNHLDLPSIEWLERYLIGYPGSVVIVSHDRYFLDRMVTKIVEVWQQDLHQYSGNYSFFQKEKAERMELQQRAFENQQDYIRQQERFIERFRAKATKAAQAQSALKRLDKLDRIEAPDGTMPVMNINFDVAVQPGKIINTLKNVTKRFGDLTILEHADAEINRGDKIALIGANGRGKSTLLRIIAGKESFEGERKEGHNVEESFYAQHQLEALTVENEILEEMKRAGSGKTELELRQLLGCFLFSGDDVFKKIKVLSGGEKARVALAKTIAMKGNFLMLDEPTNHLDMQSVEMLIEALNKYEGTLILVSHDRYFISKTANKIWHIEDGKIKEFIGTYDEWLVFESERQKRLQDAAKAQPVVAKVEEKKVEKKEKPVPNVNEAELRNLKKEYQKQQKTFQRLEEELAKMNEEKAKLEAQLGDPTFYADKEKFRELDEKYRQHTAKLDAKSKEYDKAFELMLELEEKIGN; translated from the coding sequence ATGTTAGTATCGTTACAGAATATTTCGTTTTTCTTTGGTGCCCGCCCGATTCTTGAAGATGCCAGCTGGCAGATAGAACGAGGGGAGCGGATAGGCCTTGTTGGTAGCAATGGTGCTGGTAAATCGACGTTGCTGCGTCTCATTACCGGCGCCTATCGAGTAGACAATGGTGTGATCAATAAACCCAAAGACGTTACGATCGGCTTTTTTAACCAGGATCTGTTAAGCTTTTCTACCAATGACTCGATATTGATGGTGGGCATGCAGGCTTTTGAGAAAGCGCATGAAGTGGAGAAAGAAATGGCCCGCCTGATCAAAGAACTGGAATACAAGCCGGACGATGCGAAGTTGCTGGATGATTACAGTCATGCGCTGCACGATTTTGAAGTGGCAGGCGGGTATGAAATGGAACATCGTACTGCAGAAGTGCTGGAAGGCCTTGGTTTTTCTACGGCTGATCTTCAAAGACCATATAACCAGTTCAGCGGTGGCTGGCGCATGCGTGTACTGCTGGCGAAAATGATGCTGCAGGCACCCGATCTGCTGCTGCTCGATGAACCTACCAACCACCTTGACCTTCCATCTATTGAATGGTTGGAGCGTTATCTCATAGGATATCCAGGTAGCGTTGTGATCGTGTCGCACGATAGGTACTTCCTCGACCGCATGGTGACTAAAATAGTAGAAGTATGGCAACAGGACCTTCACCAGTACAGCGGTAACTATTCTTTCTTCCAGAAAGAGAAAGCAGAACGTATGGAACTGCAGCAGCGCGCTTTCGAAAATCAGCAAGACTATATCCGCCAGCAGGAACGGTTTATAGAACGCTTCCGCGCGAAGGCAACTAAAGCGGCACAAGCACAAAGTGCGTTGAAGAGGTTGGATAAACTCGATCGTATTGAAGCGCCTGATGGAACGATGCCGGTGATGAACATCAACTTCGACGTTGCCGTACAACCGGGAAAGATCATCAATACGCTTAAGAATGTAACCAAGCGTTTTGGCGACCTGACGATACTGGAACATGCAGACGCTGAGATCAACCGTGGCGATAAAATAGCCCTGATAGGTGCCAACGGTCGTGGTAAATCCACGTTGCTCCGAATAATAGCAGGCAAAGAGTCGTTTGAAGGTGAGCGCAAGGAAGGCCACAATGTAGAGGAGAGTTTTTATGCGCAGCACCAGCTGGAGGCACTCACCGTGGAGAATGAGATACTGGAGGAAATGAAGCGCGCAGGAAGTGGTAAAACCGAGTTGGAACTACGCCAGTTATTAGGTTGTTTCCTGTTTAGTGGCGATGATGTATTCAAGAAGATCAAAGTACTGTCTGGAGGTGAAAAGGCGAGGGTGGCGCTGGCAAAGACTATTGCCATGAAGGGTAACTTCCTGATGCTCGATGAACCTACCAACCACCTGGATATGCAGTCTGTGGAAATGCTGATTGAGGCACTGAACAAGTATGAGGGCACTTTGATCCTGGTATCGCACGACCGTTATTTTATCAGCAAAACTGCCAATAAAATCTGGCACATCGAGGACGGTAAGATCAAAGAGTTTATTGGCACTTACGACGAATGGTTAGTGTTTGAGAGCGAGCGTCAAAAACGCCTGCAAGATGCGGCAAAAGCTCAGCCTGTTGTGGCAAAAGTTGAAGAGAAAAAAGTTGAGAAAAAAGAAAAGCCAGTGCCTAATGTAAACGAGGCTGAATTAAGAAATCTTAAGAAGGAATACCAAAAGCAGCAAAAGACTTTTCAGAGACTGGAGGAAGAATTGGCAAAAATGAACGAAGAAAAAGCGAAGCTGGAAGCTCAGCTTGGCGACCCAACGTTCTATGCTGATAAAGAGAAGTTTAGAGAACTGGACGAAAAATATCGTCAGCATACAGCTAAGCTGGATGCGAAAAGCAAAGAATACGACAAGGCATTTGAGCTGATGCTGGAATTGGAAGAAAAGATAGGTAATTGA
- a CDS encoding DUF3347 domain-containing protein, with the protein MRHISAICLLCGLWLVSCNNETKTEQAENTAVEQPKLPPQSKLDSTGTQKLLAVLSSYYELKDALVATSASKADEGATKLMAAANDLDGYIKTDSVNSSALMPQLDSLKEGVNGILSVKDETTEKKRIAFEKVSDAMFALLRTADIKNAGAYRQYCPMAFNDKGAYWLSNETEIRNPYFGKVMLECGEVTDSLK; encoded by the coding sequence ATGCGACACATTTCTGCTATTTGCCTGCTTTGCGGCCTCTGGCTGGTAAGCTGTAACAACGAAACCAAGACAGAACAGGCCGAAAATACTGCTGTAGAGCAGCCTAAATTGCCACCGCAAAGCAAGCTAGACTCTACCGGCACGCAGAAATTATTGGCTGTACTCAGCAGTTATTACGAATTAAAAGATGCGTTAGTAGCAACCAGTGCTTCCAAAGCCGATGAAGGAGCTACAAAACTGATGGCGGCAGCGAACGACCTGGACGGCTACATCAAAACGGACAGCGTTAACAGTAGCGCGCTGATGCCGCAACTTGACTCGCTCAAGGAAGGTGTAAACGGCATCCTGTCTGTAAAAGACGAAACCACAGAAAAGAAGCGTATTGCTTTCGAAAAAGTATCGGATGCGATGTTTGCCTTGCTGAGAACTGCCGACATTAAAAACGCCGGTGCATACAGGCAATACTGCCCAATGGCGTTCAATGACAAGGGCGCTTATTGGCTGAGCAATGAAACAGAAATACGCAACCCATATTTCGGTAAAGTGATGCTGGAATGTGGCGAAGTGACAGATTCTTTAAAATAA